Proteins encoded by one window of Candidatus Zixiibacteriota bacterium:
- a CDS encoding putative sugar nucleotidyl transferase → MPLTICIYEDSKYRNFTPLTHFRPVYTLRAGVVPLFERAKRHFGDAALCLSCRGQLATVLASCYKAYAVNIIKKNATDILLLNGRIRDYGDLPKLIREAKISTHFTSGGETVALLWKNDSIRNLPEVATPSDYHRYFKEHGDEIPEFHTTATLYEYLWHIMADIEREITTDFEKVKSSLGAPMNVRIHDGVYWVNQDNVILGNDVEIMPGSVIDASRGPVFIDNNSRVESHAAIYGPTYIGPNCVIVAGKISGCSIGHTCRVGGEIEASVFQSYVNKYHAGFIGHSYVGSWVNFGAMTTNSDLKNNYSNIRVTVNGESVDTGSNKVGSFIGDHTKFGIGMLLTTGINVGVCCNLFGGSLISDKEIPSFKWGATGSYTEYDYRKALETARITAARRNYTLSDAEEGLMIALAEDKCNGAGTLDI, encoded by the coding sequence ATGCCGCTGACCATCTGTATCTATGAAGACAGCAAGTACAGAAATTTCACTCCCCTCACGCATTTCCGACCGGTTTATACTCTCAGAGCCGGCGTAGTACCGTTGTTCGAACGCGCGAAGCGCCATTTCGGTGATGCGGCGCTCTGCCTGTCGTGCCGAGGCCAACTGGCCACAGTTCTCGCGTCGTGTTACAAGGCTTATGCGGTGAATATCATAAAGAAGAATGCCACCGATATACTTTTGCTCAATGGTCGCATACGCGATTACGGTGATCTTCCGAAGTTGATCCGGGAGGCCAAGATTTCGACGCATTTTACCAGCGGGGGGGAGACGGTGGCGTTGCTGTGGAAGAACGATTCCATTCGAAATCTGCCCGAAGTTGCCACCCCATCGGATTACCACCGTTATTTCAAGGAACACGGCGACGAGATACCGGAATTTCACACCACGGCAACATTATATGAGTACCTGTGGCATATCATGGCTGATATTGAAAGGGAAATTACGACGGACTTTGAAAAGGTGAAGAGTTCTTTGGGCGCTCCGATGAACGTTCGGATACACGACGGCGTTTACTGGGTGAACCAGGACAATGTGATTCTGGGCAACGATGTCGAGATAATGCCGGGGTCGGTGATAGATGCCTCTCGCGGGCCGGTGTTCATTGACAACAATTCAAGAGTTGAATCACACGCGGCCATATATGGGCCGACCTATATCGGTCCGAACTGCGTTATTGTGGCCGGCAAGATTTCCGGCTGTTCGATCGGGCATACCTGTCGCGTGGGAGGCGAGATTGAGGCCAGTGTTTTTCAGTCTTACGTCAACAAGTACCACGCCGGGTTTATCGGGCACAGTTATGTTGGTTCGTGGGTGAATTTTGGCGCTATGACGACCAATTCGGACTTGAAGAACAATTATTCCAATATCAGGGTTACGGTAAATGGTGAGTCGGTCGATACCGGTTCCAACAAGGTGGGCTCGTTTATTGGTGATCACACCAAGTTCGGAATAGGTATGCTTTTGACGACCGGTATTAATGTGGGAGTCTGCTGTAACCTTTTTGGCGGAAGTCTGATAAGCGACAAGGAGATACCTTCGTTTAAGTGGGGCGCCACGGGCTCTTACACCGAATACGATTACCGCAAAGCGCTTGAGACCGCGCGGATTACGGCTGCGCGTCGAAACTATACCCTGAGCGATGCCGAGGAGGGGCTCATGATTGCGCTTGCTGAGGACAAGTGTAACGGGGCGGGCACCCTGGATATTTAG
- a CDS encoding PEP/pyruvate-binding domain-containing protein, whose translation MDKPQSKKRLISYESKFLNFDTLMQFRVKHILLVSSSYDSYVLEEDGQLTDLIYNEYLELNLTISPHVKRANNAVEALEILKTQSIDMVLIFKRVSDIDVLAFGRAVKDLIPDMPVILLAYHERELAAMMTKNYSNIIDQIFVWTGDVRILLSIIKLIEDRKNVEADTARVGVRVIIIVEDSVKFFSSYLPLVYREIMLQTRALMAEGLNISHKILRMRARPKILLAQNYEEAWQLFEKYQKYLLAIISDFRFKIGGEIDDEAGIKLIRKIREQQPDLPIIMQSSGMLNAELAQQNRVGFLYKQSPTLHTDLRNFILSHFGFGDFSFIDPDSGEKIAAAGDFKSMEKCLTTVPDKSLVYHASRNHFSNWLMARTEFDLAAQIRPVKVSAFKDAAALRAYLINAIQQFRREKALGVITDFSRRQFDLQTEFVRLGGGSIGGKGRGLAFINALLHQFKLSDSFEGVTISVPKSIILGTDVFDDFMQENDLAEYALKGLPDEEIGERFLKAKLPKNILGDLDTFLDIVKYPLAVRSSSMLEDSHLQTFAGIYETHMLPNNHSSRKTRRQQLEQAIKSVYASTFFKNARAYHEAAGNRVEEEKMAVIIQQAVGRNYGKAFYPSFAGVALSYNYYPIDGVEPEDGVVYVALGLGKTIVEGMNCLRFSPSYPNKLPQLSTVKDMLKNTQHEFFAIDMTNPSVTPRPGGDDGVIKLTLSQAEEDGTIENLCSTYSAENDRIYDGYRQSGTRVITFSPILKSNTFPLTEIVKFLLQLGSEGLNCPVEIEFAVDLDTPEGQPKDFYFLQVRPMIKDAPFETISIDSVKDNNIIARSEKTLGNMRTREIRDIVLVSPETFERGNTVKIAGEVGRFNDRLNNDNIPYLLIGPGRWGTSERWLGIPVVWNQISGARIIIEAAYGDFAPDPSFGTHFFQNLTSFRVGYFTINPSAKNGFIDFDWLCRQPVVDRTDFVAHLRLEKPLDILIDGRVGKGIIAG comes from the coding sequence ATGGACAAACCGCAGTCGAAAAAAAGACTCATCTCCTACGAATCGAAATTCCTGAATTTCGATACCCTGATGCAGTTCAGGGTCAAACACATCCTCCTCGTCTCGAGCTCGTACGACTCGTATGTCCTCGAAGAAGATGGTCAGCTGACCGACCTTATCTACAACGAGTACCTCGAACTCAACCTGACCATCTCCCCTCACGTCAAACGCGCCAACAACGCCGTGGAAGCGCTCGAAATACTCAAAACGCAATCAATCGACATGGTCCTCATATTCAAGCGGGTGAGCGATATCGATGTCCTCGCCTTCGGACGCGCCGTCAAAGACCTCATCCCCGATATGCCCGTTATCCTTCTCGCTTACCACGAACGCGAACTGGCCGCCATGATGACCAAAAACTACAGCAACATCATCGACCAGATATTCGTATGGACCGGCGATGTTCGCATCCTGCTGTCGATAATAAAACTCATCGAAGACCGCAAGAACGTTGAGGCCGATACCGCTCGCGTTGGCGTGCGCGTTATTATCATTGTCGAGGACTCCGTCAAATTCTTCTCGTCCTATCTCCCGCTCGTCTACCGGGAGATCATGCTTCAAACGCGCGCCCTGATGGCCGAAGGGTTGAACATATCGCACAAGATTCTGCGCATGCGCGCCAGACCAAAAATTCTCCTCGCCCAGAACTACGAAGAAGCATGGCAACTGTTCGAGAAATACCAGAAATACCTGCTGGCAATCATCAGTGATTTTCGCTTCAAAATCGGCGGAGAGATCGACGACGAGGCCGGCATAAAACTCATCCGCAAAATCCGCGAGCAGCAACCCGACCTGCCCATCATCATGCAGTCATCCGGCATGCTCAACGCCGAGCTCGCACAGCAAAATCGAGTGGGGTTTCTATACAAACAGTCTCCCACCCTCCACACCGACCTGCGCAATTTCATCCTGAGCCATTTCGGGTTCGGCGATTTCAGCTTTATCGACCCCGACAGCGGCGAAAAAATCGCCGCTGCGGGAGATTTTAAATCGATGGAGAAATGCCTCACCACCGTACCGGATAAATCACTCGTCTACCACGCCAGCCGAAATCACTTTTCCAACTGGCTGATGGCCCGCACCGAATTCGACCTCGCCGCCCAGATCAGGCCGGTCAAAGTGTCGGCGTTCAAAGACGCCGCCGCCCTTCGCGCCTATCTCATAAACGCCATACAGCAGTTCCGCCGCGAAAAAGCCCTCGGCGTTATCACCGATTTCTCCCGAAGACAATTCGACCTGCAAACCGAATTCGTAAGACTCGGCGGCGGTTCCATCGGCGGCAAAGGTCGCGGCCTCGCTTTCATAAACGCCCTGCTGCACCAGTTCAAGCTGTCCGATTCTTTCGAAGGCGTCACGATCTCCGTGCCGAAATCGATTATCCTCGGCACCGATGTTTTCGATGACTTCATGCAGGAAAACGACCTCGCCGAATACGCTCTCAAGGGTCTGCCGGATGAAGAGATCGGCGAACGCTTCCTGAAAGCAAAATTACCCAAAAACATCCTGGGCGACCTCGATACTTTCCTCGACATTGTAAAATACCCTCTGGCGGTTCGTTCGTCTTCGATGCTCGAAGACTCGCATCTGCAGACATTCGCGGGCATCTACGAAACTCACATGCTCCCGAACAATCATTCGAGCCGCAAGACCCGTCGCCAGCAACTCGAACAGGCTATCAAAAGTGTCTACGCCTCGACCTTCTTCAAAAACGCCCGCGCTTATCACGAGGCTGCCGGGAACCGTGTCGAAGAAGAAAAAATGGCGGTCATCATCCAGCAGGCGGTCGGCCGCAACTACGGCAAAGCCTTCTACCCCAGCTTCGCGGGCGTGGCTCTTTCATACAATTATTATCCGATCGATGGTGTGGAACCTGAAGATGGCGTCGTCTATGTCGCCCTCGGCCTCGGCAAAACGATCGTCGAAGGCATGAACTGCCTGCGCTTCTCCCCCAGCTACCCGAACAAACTTCCGCAGCTATCGACTGTTAAAGACATGCTCAAAAACACCCAGCACGAGTTTTTCGCCATAGACATGACCAACCCATCTGTCACCCCTCGTCCTGGAGGCGACGATGGCGTGATAAAACTCACTCTCTCGCAGGCCGAAGAAGATGGCACGATCGAGAACCTTTGCTCTACTTATTCCGCCGAAAATGACCGCATCTACGATGGCTACCGTCAGAGTGGCACGCGAGTCATCACCTTCTCGCCGATCTTGAAGTCGAACACCTTCCCACTAACCGAGATCGTGAAATTCCTGCTCCAACTGGGAAGCGAAGGCCTCAATTGCCCGGTCGAAATCGAGTTCGCGGTCGATCTGGATACTCCCGAAGGCCAGCCCAAAGACTTCTACTTCCTTCAGGTTCGCCCGATGATCAAGGACGCTCCCTTCGAAACTATCTCGATAGATTCCGTCAAAGACAACAACATCATCGCGCGAAGCGAAAAAACTCTCGGCAACATGCGCACGCGTGAGATTCGCGATATTGTTCTCGTGTCACCGGAAACATTTGAACGCGGCAACACTGTCAAGATCGCCGGCGAGGTCGGTCGGTTTAACGATAGACTGAACAACGATAATATCCCCTATCTGCTCATCGGCCCCGGACGCTGGGGAACTTCTGAACGATGGCTCGGCATTCCGGTTGTCTGGAATCAAATTTCCGGCGCGCGGATTATTATCGAGGCCGCCTATGGCGATTTCGCTCCCGACCCGTCTTTCGGAACCCACTTCTTCCAGAACCTGACATCGTTCCGTGTTGGTTATTTCACCATCAATCCATCCGCCAAAAACGGCTTTATCGATTTTGATTGGTTGTGCAGGCAGCCGGTGGTTGACCGCACCGACTTTGTAGCTCACCTTCGACTGGAGAAACCGCTCGACATCCTCATCGACGGCCGCGTCGGCAAAGGCATCATCGCCGGGTGA
- the glgA gene encoding glycogen synthase GlgA: MKILVVASEAVPFAKTGGLGDVVGALPRALARVGHHVKVFIPRYKTLSLGYYQTRLLDWNSAVEIDSRKLPLSIECVRERKSPLEHYFVRNDSLFSRSQFYVDDRTGADYPDNDDRFIFFTRAVLNTVKHLDWRPDVIHVHDWQAALIPAYLRLMLQDEPFFTGVKTVLTIHNLAFQGTFEADRFKSIGLPESHFYPTGPFEFYGKSNFLKAGIIYADKITTVSRRYAEEIQSSEMGCGLDGVLRQRSDDLIGIVNGVDYSVWSPSRDKKIPYTYYPANLSGKRMNKVELLNRLGLPVRDGTPLIGIISRLSDQKGFDLIAEIAAAIFSMDVQMVVLGSGDAKYHELFESLEKQYPDRVKACLKFDDDLAHWIEAGADMFLMPSRFEPCGLNQMYSLKYGTVPIVREVGGLADTVQNYDASTSEGNGFVFKDYSSGQLLATIKRATETYRRKRVWTKIMKAGMQLDYSWDNVAGKYIELFTKLTSN, translated from the coding sequence ATGAAAATTTTAGTCGTAGCGTCAGAAGCCGTACCTTTCGCCAAGACCGGGGGGCTCGGTGATGTTGTCGGTGCGCTGCCACGTGCGCTTGCTCGTGTGGGCCATCACGTCAAGGTGTTCATACCGCGTTACAAGACACTGAGCCTGGGCTATTATCAGACACGTTTGCTCGACTGGAACTCGGCTGTTGAGATTGACAGCCGGAAACTGCCGCTGTCGATAGAATGCGTACGTGAGCGGAAGAGTCCGCTCGAACATTATTTCGTGCGCAATGACAGTCTTTTCAGCCGTTCTCAGTTCTATGTCGATGACAGGACCGGCGCTGATTATCCCGACAACGACGATCGCTTCATTTTCTTTACCCGCGCGGTACTAAATACCGTAAAACATCTGGACTGGCGTCCTGACGTGATTCATGTGCATGATTGGCAGGCGGCCCTGATCCCCGCGTATCTTCGCCTGATGCTACAGGATGAACCGTTTTTCACCGGTGTCAAGACAGTTCTCACGATTCACAATCTGGCCTTTCAGGGAACGTTCGAAGCGGACCGCTTCAAGTCGATCGGCTTGCCGGAGTCGCACTTTTATCCGACCGGCCCGTTCGAGTTCTACGGTAAGTCGAATTTTTTGAAAGCCGGAATCATATATGCCGATAAGATTACCACAGTGTCTCGACGTTACGCCGAAGAGATCCAGTCATCCGAGATGGGTTGCGGGCTCGATGGTGTCCTCAGGCAGAGGAGCGATGACCTGATTGGAATTGTCAACGGGGTCGATTACTCCGTCTGGTCGCCATCGCGCGACAAAAAGATTCCCTATACATATTATCCGGCCAATCTATCGGGCAAACGGATGAACAAGGTTGAGCTTCTCAACCGGCTTGGTCTTCCGGTGCGCGACGGTACTCCGCTGATAGGTATAATATCTCGTCTGTCGGATCAGAAGGGTTTCGATCTGATTGCGGAGATCGCGGCTGCTATATTCTCGATGGATGTACAGATGGTGGTGCTGGGCAGCGGCGACGCGAAGTATCACGAGCTTTTTGAAAGTCTCGAGAAGCAATATCCTGACAGGGTTAAGGCATGTTTGAAGTTCGATGACGATCTGGCTCACTGGATAGAGGCCGGCGCCGATATGTTTTTGATGCCTTCAAGGTTCGAACCGTGCGGATTGAATCAGATGTATTCGCTCAAGTACGGTACGGTTCCGATCGTGCGGGAGGTGGGCGGTTTGGCGGATACTGTCCAGAATTACGATGCCTCGACATCCGAGGGGAACGGTTTTGTCTTCAAGGATTATTCTTCGGGACAACTGCTGGCGACGATCAAGAGAGCAACTGAGACCTATCGCCGCAAGAGGGTGTGGACGAAGATCATGAAAGCCGGCATGCAGCTTGACTATTCATGGGACAATGTGGCCGGGAAGTATATTGAATTGTTCACGAAATTGACGTCAAACTGA
- the galT gene encoding galactose-1-phosphate uridylyltransferase, translating into MPELRKDPIIGRWVIISTERGRRPSSFSSVSKRGSAKMCPFCPGHEDNTPPEIIAYRQPGSSANQPGWTLRVIPNKYPALIVEGSLNREPKGLYDKMHGIGAHEVIIETPDHAMDIVDMPVKQVRDILWVYRERMIDLERDRRLKYILLFKNHGEAAGASLEHAHSQLIATPIIPKRVAEELEGAKKYYDFKERCIYCDIVRQELIDNERIVSDFDAFLVIQPFAPRFPFETWLIPKSHQSSFIDMSDSDYETLARCLKDTLLRLKIALNDPPFNYIIHTRPVSKDYHEFYHWHIEIIPKLTKVAGFEWGSGFYINPTTPEEAAQFLRKINTEQGAGARADSEAAGRDV; encoded by the coding sequence ATGCCGGAACTACGCAAAGACCCGATTATAGGTCGGTGGGTCATCATATCTACGGAACGGGGGCGGCGACCTTCATCATTCAGTTCAGTATCCAAACGCGGCAGCGCCAAGATGTGTCCCTTCTGCCCGGGTCATGAGGACAACACCCCTCCCGAGATCATAGCATACCGTCAACCGGGTTCATCGGCTAACCAACCGGGATGGACTCTGCGGGTTATTCCGAACAAGTATCCGGCCCTGATAGTTGAGGGCAGTCTCAATCGTGAACCGAAGGGTCTTTATGACAAGATGCATGGAATCGGAGCGCATGAGGTGATTATCGAGACGCCCGATCACGCGATGGATATAGTGGACATGCCGGTCAAGCAGGTGAGAGATATTCTCTGGGTTTACCGTGAGCGAATGATCGACCTCGAGAGGGACCGTCGGCTCAAGTATATCCTTCTGTTCAAGAATCATGGTGAGGCAGCCGGGGCGTCGTTGGAGCATGCGCACAGCCAGCTGATAGCGACGCCGATTATCCCCAAGAGGGTAGCCGAAGAATTGGAAGGGGCCAAGAAGTATTATGATTTCAAGGAGCGGTGTATATACTGTGATATCGTACGTCAGGAGCTGATCGACAATGAGCGAATCGTATCCGATTTTGACGCTTTCCTGGTTATCCAGCCGTTTGCCCCGAGATTTCCTTTCGAGACCTGGCTGATTCCGAAGTCGCACCAGTCGAGTTTTATCGATATGAGTGACTCGGACTATGAGACGTTGGCGCGTTGTTTGAAGGATACCTTGTTGAGATTGAAGATTGCGCTGAACGATCCGCCTTTCAATTATATAATTCACACCCGTCCGGTTTCTAAAGATTATCACGAATTTTATCATTGGCACATCGAGATTATTCCCAAGCTCACCAAGGTTGCCGGATTTGAGTGGGGGTCGGGATTTTATATTAATCCGACCACACCGGAGGAGGCGGCTCAGTTCCTTCGAAAGATTAACACCGAGCAGGGCGCGGGGGCGCGAGCTGACTCCGAGGCGGCCGGCAGGGATGTTTAA
- the gdhA gene encoding NADP-specific glutamate dehydrogenase, producing the protein MSNFVDSIMADVKAKNPAQPEFHQAVQEVVESLEPVIAKHPEFKEAKVLERIIEPERVIMFRVPWVDDKGRVQVNRGFRIEFNSAIGPYKGGLRFHPSVNLGILKFLGFEQVFKNSLTTLPMGGGKGGSDFDPKGKSDNEVMAFCQSFMSELFRHIGPNTDVPAGDIGVGGREIGFLYGQYKKLRNAFEGVLTGKGLNWGGSLIRPEATGYGTVYFAQEMLKTRGKSFDGMRVAISGSGNVAQYAVEKVNELGGKVVTLSDSAGYIVDEDGISGEKWDFVMDLKNVRRGRIKEYADKFRGAKYHEGNGVWNVKVDVALPCATQNELNGNDAKTLVKNGCICVAEGANMPTTPDGADVFLQNKVLFGPGKAANAGGVAVSGLEMSQNSLRLSWTREEVDTRLHNIMISIHEASSQAAEKYGMKGNYIAGANIAGFMKVANSMLDQGVV; encoded by the coding sequence ATGTCAAATTTTGTTGACAGCATCATGGCCGATGTAAAGGCCAAGAATCCTGCCCAGCCTGAATTCCATCAGGCCGTTCAGGAAGTCGTCGAATCTCTGGAGCCGGTTATTGCGAAACATCCCGAATTCAAAGAAGCCAAAGTCCTCGAGAGGATCATCGAGCCCGAACGCGTAATCATGTTCCGCGTACCGTGGGTTGACGATAAGGGCCGGGTTCAGGTAAATCGCGGTTTCCGCATTGAGTTCAACAGCGCCATCGGCCCGTACAAAGGCGGTTTGCGCTTCCACCCGAGCGTCAATCTCGGCATCCTGAAATTCCTCGGCTTCGAGCAGGTTTTCAAAAACAGCCTTACCACCCTGCCCATGGGCGGCGGTAAAGGCGGTTCCGATTTCGACCCCAAAGGCAAATCCGACAACGAAGTCATGGCCTTCTGCCAGAGCTTCATGAGCGAACTGTTCCGCCACATCGGCCCGAACACCGACGTTCCGGCCGGTGACATCGGCGTGGGCGGCCGTGAAATCGGTTTCCTTTATGGCCAGTACAAGAAGCTCCGCAACGCCTTTGAAGGCGTCCTGACCGGTAAAGGCCTCAACTGGGGCGGCTCCTTGATTCGTCCGGAAGCCACCGGTTACGGTACCGTTTACTTCGCCCAGGAAATGCTCAAGACTCGGGGCAAATCCTTCGACGGAATGCGCGTAGCGATCTCCGGCTCCGGAAATGTGGCCCAGTATGCTGTCGAGAAAGTCAACGAACTCGGCGGTAAAGTGGTCACCCTGTCCGACTCTGCCGGCTACATCGTCGACGAAGACGGTATCTCCGGCGAAAAGTGGGACTTCGTCATGGACCTCAAAAACGTCCGCCGCGGACGCATCAAAGAATACGCCGACAAGTTCAGAGGCGCCAAGTACCACGAAGGTAACGGCGTGTGGAATGTCAAGGTCGATGTAGCTCTGCCGTGCGCCACTCAGAACGAACTCAATGGCAACGATGCCAAGACCCTCGTCAAGAACGGCTGTATCTGCGTCGCAGAAGGCGCTAATATGCCGACCACCCCGGACGGCGCTGATGTATTCCTGCAGAACAAAGTCCTCTTTGGCCCCGGCAAAGCCGCCAACGCTGGTGGCGTCGCCGTCTCCGGTCTGGAAATGTCGCAGAACAGCCTGCGCCTTTCCTGGACCCGCGAAGAGGTCGACACTCGTCTGCACAACATCATGATCAGCATACACGAGGCTTCTTCTCAGGCTGCCGAGAAATATGGCATGAAGGGCAACTACATTGCCGGCGCCAACATTGCCGGTTTCATGAAGGTCGCCAACTCCATGCTCGATCAGGGCGTAGTCTGA